The proteins below are encoded in one region of Ostrinia nubilalis chromosome 3, ilOstNubi1.1, whole genome shotgun sequence:
- the LOC135088347 gene encoding sodium- and chloride-dependent glycine transporter 1-like: protein MAGAPQERWGNQLEYLLSCLGYAVGIGNVWRFPYLCYKNGGGAFLIPYFLTLFICGIPLVYLETTLGQFSSSGCIAIFNISPLLKGAGYAAVVLNIIAIVYFSAIMAYPLLYMYHSFSSPLPWQSCGNSWNTERCTEITGNMSSTYGNASITTPEDEFFHIRLLRMSSSINEVGGIVWPVFWCNVICWVVVYLCICNGVKSVGKIVYFTVIFPYVVLFCLFVRGVTLPGAWNGISFYIFPDWDQLRNPKVWADAATQLFYSLGPGWGGLVSMASFNRFNYKNLRSSIIIPLVNSGTSIWAGFVVFSVLGFAAERTGVPVGQVANAGPGLAFITYPAAVSMMPAPNFWALAFFVMLFFLGIDTMFVTIEAVIAGVVDELPALRSRKRLITFLTCLIMFCTSIICNTEAGLHVITLLDSHVAIACVPVVCLLEIVAALYTYGPKRFSRDVLFMTGKPLHRFWIWQWKYVLPVILVVITIYTLREASGIAGWCVALSSVVFIPIYAAIVVSKSAGPLLQRIRASCSPNKQWGPSEVEVRRRWLGSRKESNLAVFLNELDNFA, encoded by the exons ATGGCGGGGGCTCCACAAGAGCGTTGGGGCAATCAGCTCGAATACTTACTCTCATGTCTGGGATATGCAGTCGGGATCGGAAACGTTTGGAGATTCCCATACTTGTGCTACAAAAATGGTGGAG GAGCATTCCTTATTCCTTATTTTCTCACCCTTTTCATCTGTGGAATACCATTAGTGTATCTGGAAACCACATTGGGACAGTTTTCTAGTTCAGGATGCATTGCGATATTCAACATCAGTCCATTGCTCAAAg GTGCTGGGTATGCGGCGGTCGTTCTGAACATAATTGCAATCGTTTATTTCTCCGCAATCATGGCGTATCCATTACTGTATATGTATCACTCGTTTAGCTCACCTCTGCCATGGCAAAGTTGTGGGAATTCATGGAATACAGAGAGGTGTACTGAG ATCACTGGTAATATGAGCTCTACCTATGGGAATGCATCGATAACAACTCCAGAAGACGAATTCTTCCA CATACGACTTCTTCGAATGTCATCGAGCATAAACGAGGTTGGTGGGATAGTATGGCCTGTATTCTGGTGCAACGTCATCTGCTGGGTCGTCGTGTATCTCTGCATCTGCAATGGGGTCAAGAGCGTTGGAAAG atcGTTTACTTCACGGTGATATTCCCCTATGTGGTTCTCTTCTGCCTGTTCGTGCGGGGAGTGACTCTACCTGGTGCATGGAATGgcatttcattttatatttttccgGATTGGGATCAGTTACGGAACCCAAAA GTATGGGCAGACGCTGCCACTCAACTGTTTTACTCTCTCGGACCAGGCTGGGGTGGTTTGGTTAGCATGGCAAGCTTCAACAGATTCAATTACAAGAATCTACG GTCATCAATAATAATCCCCCTAGTAAATAGTGGCACTAGCATCTGGGCTGGTTTTGTAGTATTCTCAGTACTCGGCTTCGCAGCTGAACGAACAGGGGTGCCTGTGGGACAGGTGGCCAACGCTGGGCCAGGGCTGGCCTTCATCACCTACCCAGCCGCAGTCTCTATGATGCCAGCTCCAAACTTTTGGGCCTTGGCTTTCTTTGTCATGCTGTTTTTCCTTGGAATTGATACTATG TTTGTGACCATAGAGGCCGTAATAGCGGGGGTAGTCGACGAATTACCAGCTCTCCGCTCCAGAAAGCGCCTCATCACATTCCTCACTTGCCTCATAATGTTCTGCACTTCCATTATATGCAACACTGAG GCGGGGCTTCACGTGATAACTCTTTTGGACTCTCACGTAGCTATAGCGTGCGTGCCCGTGGTTTGTCTGCTCGAGATTGTCGCTGCCTTGTACACTTATGGTCCCAAGAGGTTCAGCCGGGACGTACTCTTCATGACTGGGAAGCCACTACACCGGTTCTGGATCTGGCAGTGGAAATACGTCCTGCCAGTCATCTTAGTT GTAATCACAATATACACTCTTCGTGAAGCATCAGGGATTGCTGGCTGGTGCGTGGCGCTTTCTTCGGTGGTCTTCATACCAATTTATGCTGCTATTGTTGTTTCCAAAAGCGCGGGACCTCTTCTTCAA cgCATTCGTGCCAGCTGTTCCCCCAACAAGCAATGGGGCCCTTCTGAAGTGGAGGTGCGCCGCAGATGGCTGGGCAGCCGCAAGGAGAGCAACCTGGCCGTTTTCCTCAACGAACTTGATAATTTTGCCTAA
- the LOC135088346 gene encoding uncharacterized protein LOC135088346 codes for MPPKPAKDVPKKPPPQVARPPISDSSLMYIPDDAIEGFQERIETGIDWTLIETAARHHRELCQTDLPTITFTEALQNKIKKSIFNGFLDEESGLTLDQQWELLLPITLWDNEKFANEEGQTCFNSINCITDDMVKLIKKTVKIGDRNVLRREIKAASVLRVNDTQMTELDSGLLDFQNLVNLNLCGNYLSEVDGKLLPPGIRSLELQANRIRDVGTFVEFLPFDLLYLGLARNFLENEYIESLARLPFHITVLDLSDNDIYHLEPLLDVLARLPNMRALLLAGNPCAVCAGYSRTTLMRLPRLKWLDSREVLPTDRSAEPFEPHPDDLRSAYFNFTIFRVMSAAQPPKPEKGAVTTFHVELELPLLDAKRRKFLMFRNNESLIEMLPPPEDEEWPTNKVPSLFIESKSALDTETSPHESDIYNHLTAKNSREIVNFTTFESNRIQWNKVMNFQEPAVRIFCPDLIALRDTFRTIVTVRLIYSVTVAGKQGKPDKKSAHSIKQPGEQRVVLASIKCHLRQPDWSQHSQHFHWDDSLGTNDAIHWGDGDLSVLQYSQAPVKVTKGKQETDIGSSRQLPPENLTCHFGFGIDTLRA; via the exons ATGCCGCCAAAACCAGCAAAAGACGTGCCCAAAAAGCCTCCACCGCAAGTGGCACGCCCTCCGATCAGTGATTCTAGCCTAATGTACATTCCTGATGATGCGATtgaag GTTTTCAGGAACGAATAGAAACAGGGATAGACTGGACACTCATTGAAACTGCTGCTAGACACCACAGGGAATTGTGTCAGACTGACCTACCAACTATCACGTTTACCGAAGCCCTGcaaaacaaaattaagaaaAGCATATTTAACGGCTTCCTCGATGAAGAGTCTGGTTTAACTTTGGACCAACAGTGGGAGTTACTGCTGCCTATCACGTTGTGGGATAACGAGAAGTTTGCTAACGAAGAAGGACAAACGTGTTTCAACAGTATCAATTGTATCACTGATGATATGGTAAAACTAATCAAGAAAACAGTTAAAATTGGTGATAGAAATGTTCTGAGGCGTGAAATTAAAGCTGCGTCGGTTTTAAGAGTTAATGACACCCAA ATGACGGAACTAGACAGCGGATTATTAGATTTTCAAAATCTAGTAAATCTAAATTTATGTGGTAATTATTTAAGTGAAGTGGATGGAAAACTTCTCCCACCTGGAATAAGATCACTGGAACTTCAAGCTAACCGCATCAGAGATGTTGGAACTTTTGTAGAGTTTTTGCCCTTCGACTTGTTGTATTTAGGATTAGCTAGGAATTTTCTAGAAAACG AGTACATTGAGTCTTTGGCGCGTCTACCATTCCACATTACAGTCTTGGATTTGTCTGACAACGACATCTATCACCTTGAGCCGTTACTAGATGTTTTAGCGCGGCTACCGAACATGAGAGCGCTCCTGCTAGCCGGCAACCCGTGCGCG GTGTGTGCCGGCTACTCCCGTACTACCCTAATGAGGTTGCCTCGCCTCAAGTGGCTGGACTCCCGCGAGGTCCTGCCCACAGACCGGTCAGCAGAACCGTTCGAGCCCCACCCTGATGACTTGCGCTCTGCCTACTTTAACTTTACCATATTCCGCGTCATGTCTGCTGCGCAACCGCCGAAACCAGAGAAG GGTGCAGTAACAACATTTCATGTAGAGTTGGAATTGCCTCTTTTAGACGCAAAACGTCGTAAATTCCTCATGTTCCGCAACAACGAATCACTGATTGAGATGCTGCCTCCACCTGAAGATGAGGAATGGCCAACCAATAAAGTGCCCTCATTGTTCATAGAGAGCAAAAGCGCTTTAG ATACAGAGACGTCGCCCCATGAATCTGATATCTATAACCACTTAACGGCTAAAAACTCTAGAGAAATTGTCAATTTTACGACCTTTGAAAGCAACAGGATTCAATGGAACAAAGTAATGAACTTCCAAGAGCCGGCAGTCAGGATCTTCTGCCCGGACCTGATAGCTTTAAGAGATACCTTCAGGACAATCGTTACAGTTAGATTGatttattctgtg ACGGTAGCTGGAAAACAAGGAAAGCCAGACAAGAAGAGTGCTCACTCGATCAAGCAACCAGGAGAGCAGAGAGTGGTACTGGCCTCCATCAAGTGTCACTTGCGACAGCCGGACTGGAGTCAACACTCCCAGCACTTCCATTGGGACGACTCCTTGGGGACAAACGATGCTATACACTGGGGAGATGGAGATCTATCT GTTCTGCAGTACAGTCAAGCGCCTGTAAAAGTAACGAAGGGCAAACAAGAGACCGACATTGGATCATCAAGACAACTGCCCCCAGAAAATCTTACATGTCATTTTGGTTTTGGTATCGATACCTTGAGAgcttaa